A single region of the Brassica rapa cultivar Chiifu-401-42 chromosome A03, CAAS_Brap_v3.01, whole genome shotgun sequence genome encodes:
- the LOC103855996 gene encoding protein adenylyltransferase SelO: protein MMMLRVCPSSLFYLRPLHLSTSSTEFPFCPSLRRELRLVPSRSSSSSFRRMESSPASETDSLGEEVQSQIRGGKIKRKLEEFNWDHSFVKELPGDPRSDVISRKVFHACYSKVSPSVQVDDPQLVAWSDSVAELLDLHPKEFERLDFPLLLSGAKPLPGAMPYAQCYGGHQFGRWAGQLGDGRAITLGEVLNSKGERWELQLKGAGRTPYSRFSDGLAVLRSSIREFLCSEAMHCLGIPTTRALCLLTTGQGVIRDMFYDGNAKEEPGAIVCRVSQSFLRFGSYQIHASRGEEDLEIVGKLADYAIRDHFPCIEKSMNRSDGLSFKTGDDDDDSVVDLTSNKYAAWVVEVAERTATLFARWQGVGFTHGVLNTDNMSILGQTIDYGPFGFLDAFDPSYTPNTTDLPGRRYCFANQPDIGLWNIAQFAEALAAAQLVNEKEANYAMERYGDKFMDEYEAIMTKKLGLSKYNKEMISKLLNNMAVDKVDYTNFFRLLSNVKADPNTPEDELLKPLKAAVLDIGKERKEEWIKWVRGYIHEVSGGDTPSDEERKARMDSVNPKYILRNYLCQSAIDAAEQGDFSEVNNLLRLMKRPYEEQPGMEKYARLPPAWAYRPGVCMLSCSS, encoded by the exons ATGATGATgttgcgtgtgtgtccgtcgtcTCTCTTCTATCTCCGACCACTTCATCTCTCCACTTCCTCTACGGAATTCCCTTTTTGCCCCTCTCTTCGCCGAGAATTACGATTAGTCCCTTCccgatcttcttcttcttcgttccgtCGGATGGAATCTTCTCCGGCTTCGGAAACTGATTCCTTAGGGGAAGAGGTGCAGAGTCAAATACGGGGTGGTAAGATCAAAAGGAAGCTTGAAGAGTTTAACTGGGACCACTCCTTTGTTAAGGAGCTGCCTGGTGATCCGAGAAGCGATGTTATCTCGCGTAAG GTATTTCATGCTTGCTATTCAAAAGTTTCCCCGTCAGTACAAGTAGATGATCCTCAGCTTGTAGCATGGTCTGATTCTGTTGCGGAGCTCTTGGATCTACATCCTAAAGA ATTTGAAAGGCTTGATTTCCCTCTCCTACTCTCTGGTGCTAAACCTTTACCTGGAGC AATGCCTTATGCTCAATGCTACGGAGGACACCAGTTCGGCAGGTGGGCTGGACAGCTAGGCGACGGTCGCGCCATAACTCTCGGAGAAGTTCTGAACTCCAAAGGCGAAAGATGGGAGCTTCAGCTCAAAGGCGCTGGTAGAACACCTTACAGCCGTTTCTCCGATGGCCTCGCAGTGCTTCGCAGTAGCATCAGGGAGTTCCTCTGCAGTGAAGCTATGCATTGTCTTGGAATCCCTACCACTCGCGCCCTTTGTCTCCTCACGACAGGTCAAGGTGTCATTCGCGACATGTTTTATGA TGGCAATGCGAAGGAAGAACCTGGTGCTATCGTTTGCAGGGTTTCTCAGTCGTTTCTTCGGTTTGGGTCATACCAAATACATGCTTCTAGAGGAGAAGAGGATCTTGAGATTGTTGGGAAGCTGGCAGACTATGCCATTAGAGATCATTTCCCATGTATAGAGAAGAGCATGAACAGAAGCGATGGCTTATCTTTCAAAAccggtgatgatgatgatgattctgtTGTGGATCTAACATCAAACAAGTATGCAG CATGGGTTGTTGAAGTTGCGGAGCGTACAGCTACTTTATTTGCAAGATGGCAAGGTGTAGGATTCACACATGGTGTTCTCAACACTGACAATATGAGCATTTTGGGTCAAACCATTGACTACGGCCCGTTTGGGTTCTTAGATGCTTTTGATCCAAGTTACACCCCAAACACAACAGACCTCCCTGGAAGAAGATACTGTTTTGCAAATCAGCCTGACATCGGCTTGTGGAACATTGCTCAATTTGCTGAGGCTCTGGCTGCTGCTCAGCTGGTAAATGAAAAGGAGGCTAACTACGCCATGGAGAG GTACGGTGATAAGTTCATGGATGAGTATGAAGCCATAATGACAAAGAAGCTTGGTCTTTCCAAGTACAACAAAGAGATGATTAGTAAACTTCTGAACAACATGGCTGTTGATAAAGTCGATTACACAAACTTCTTCAGGCTTCTTTCGAATGTAAAAGCAGACCCCAACACACCTGAAGATGAGTTGTTGAAACCCTTGAAAGCTGCGGTTTTGGACATTGGAaaggaaagaaaagaagaatggATCAAATGGGTGCGAGGGTATATACATGAG GTGAGTGGTGGTGACACACCATCAGATGAAGAAAGAAAAGCAAGAATGGACTCAGTAAACCCAAAGTACATTCTGAGGAACTATCTTTGCCAAAGCGCAATAGATGCAGCTGAGCAAGGAGATTTCTCAGAGGTCAACAACTTGCTACGTCTCATGAAACGGCCTTACGAGGAACAGCCAGGGATGGAGAAGTATGCTAGGTTGCCTCCAGCTTGGGCTTACAGGCCTGGCGTCTGCATGCTTTCTTGCTCCTCCTAG
- the LOC103855998 gene encoding uncharacterized protein LOC103855998, which yields MKKKGKVHPSPPSSSSSRYLNEDESLSVLRLLPATILVLVSVLSTQDREVLAYLITRGNCGRTSTSKKNKSSKNHHKPPVFDCECFDCYTSYWFRWDSSPNRELIHEVIEAFENHQGENSVSRSKSKRGKKKEKPGRRVELMSESHVSTPDDSLERLSGAEVVEREPRDEEEVIVVEEEESTVEIPPAAGGHKGLVRKVLPDVLGLLNSSFWRLWNPNA from the coding sequence ATGAAGAAGAAAGGGAAAGTTCACCCATCTCCTCCTTCATCTTCCTCGTCTCGCTACCTCAACGAAGATGAGTCTCTCTCTGTGCTGAGGCTCCTTCCAGCGACGATTCTGGTTCTAGTCTCGGTTCTCTCGACCCAAGACAGAGAGGTTCTCGCTTACTTGATCACTAGAGGAAACTGCGGAAGAACCTCGACATCAAAGAAGAACAAATCCAGCAAGAACCACCACAAGCCACCCGTCTTCGACTGCGAGTGTTTCGACTGCTACACTAGCTACTGGTTCCGCTGGGACTCCTCTCCGAACCGCGAGCTCATCCACGAAGTCATCGAGGCGTTTGAGAATCATCAGGGCGAAAACTCGGTTTCGAGGAGCAAGTCCAAGAGAGgtaagaagaaagagaaaccGGGTCGTCGGGTCGAGTTAATGTCCGAGAGCCACGTGTCGACTCCAGATGACTCGTTGGAGAGGTTGAGTGGAGCTGAGGTGGTGGAACGAGAGCCGCGAGATGAGGAGGAGGTTATTGTAGTTGAAGAAGAGGAATCAACGGTGGAGATTCCGCCGGCAGCAGGAGGACACAAGGGATTAGTGAGGAAGGTATTGCCGGACGTGTTGGGTCTGCTTAATTCCAGTTTTTGGCGACTTTGGAATCCGAACGCGTAA
- the LOC103855994 gene encoding B3 domain-containing protein REM7 isoform X1, with the protein MVPIPYLKSPNQTRFPLIFGKPFPLSTLRRHNRGRSPLPPPATANSTEEETPDQQRPIPPIATQPKMVQPQEPHFFQPLLPGFQTHLTIPIVFFSKHIQGKTNGNTWTLTSDAMDQTWQVIQEERRLTRGWKEFAEAHDLRIGDIVIFKLKGSMVFHVTPFGPSCCDIQYTYPNSMEEAHDHQNNTGTGARFSYSWDYCFKAEVTDSNVREDKLVSETSVLLCTYTSLCCSDTYVYVLLLQNLPVGATGCNALNKECKKAKLVNIEGKAWNVSMRFNESGGFYYIKGWRKFCAENKCHIGDSFVFNVVGDGNTLPLMCVCSPSKECLKSAGDIASSSRVN; encoded by the exons ATGGTACCAATTCCCTATCTTAAATCCCCAAACCAGACCCGATTCCCTCTCATTTTCGGGAAGCCCTTCCCTCTCTCGACACTTCGGCGACACAACCGAGGGAGATCCCCGCTACCCCCACCAGCGACGGCCAATTCCACCGAAGAGGAGACTCCTGACCAGCAACGGCCAATCCCACCGATAGCGACACAACCGAAG ATGGTGCAACCGCAAGAACCTCATTTCTTCCAACCTTTGCTTCCTGGATTCCAGACTCACTTG ACAATACCCATTGTATTTTTCTCCAAGCACATCCAAGGGAAGACGAATGGGAACACATGGACACTAACATCCGACGCTATGGATCAAACATGGCAAGTGATACAAGAAGAGAGGCGACTCACCCGAGGTTGGAAGGAGTTCGCTGAGGCACATGACCTTCGAATAGGAgacattgtcatcttcaaacTCAAAGGTTCCATGGTCTTTCACGTCACTCCCTTTGGTCCGAGCTGCTGTGACATCCAGTACACATATCCCAACTCAATGGAAGAAGCCCATGACCACCAGAACAATA CAGGAACAGGGGCTAGGTTTTCTTACTCGTGGGACTACTGTTTTAAGGCTGAGGTCACGGATTCTAATGTCCGTGAAGACAAACTTGTGAGTGAAACGAGTGTTCTTTTGTGTACTTACACATCTTTATGTTGTTCTGACACATATGTTTATGTTCTTTTGTTGCAGAATCTCCCTGTGGGGGCTACTGGTTGTAATGCTCTGAACAAAGAATGCAAGAAGGCGAAACTAGTGAACATAGAGGGAAAGGCGTGGAATGTGTCAATGCGATTTAACGAATCAGGCGGCTTCTACTACATCAAAGGGTGGAGAAAGTTCTGTGCTGAAAACAAATGCCACATTGGAGACAGCTTTGTCTTCAATGTGGTTGGAGATGGGAACACTTTGCCATTGATGTGTGTCTGTTCTCCAAGTAAGGAGTGTCTTAAATCTGCAGGTGACATTGCTTCTTCCTCCCGGGTGAACTAG
- the LOC103855994 gene encoding B3 domain-containing protein REM7 isoform X4, whose amino-acid sequence MVPIPYLKSPNQTRFPLIFGKPFPLSTLRRHNRGRSPLPPPATANSTEEETPDQQRPIPPIATQPKMVQPQEPHFFQPLLPGFQTHLTIPIVFFSKHIQGKTNGNTWTLTSDAMDQTWQVIQEERRLTRGWKEFAEAHDLRIGDIVIFKLKGSMVFHVTPFGPSCCDIQYTYPNSMEEAHDHQNNRTGARFSYSWDYCFKAEVTDSNVREDKLNLPVGATGCNALNKECKKAKLVNIEGKAWNVSMRFNESGGFYYIKGWRKFCAENKCHIGDSFVFNVVGDGNTLPLMCVCSPSKECLKSAGDIASSSRVN is encoded by the exons ATGGTACCAATTCCCTATCTTAAATCCCCAAACCAGACCCGATTCCCTCTCATTTTCGGGAAGCCCTTCCCTCTCTCGACACTTCGGCGACACAACCGAGGGAGATCCCCGCTACCCCCACCAGCGACGGCCAATTCCACCGAAGAGGAGACTCCTGACCAGCAACGGCCAATCCCACCGATAGCGACACAACCGAAG ATGGTGCAACCGCAAGAACCTCATTTCTTCCAACCTTTGCTTCCTGGATTCCAGACTCACTTG ACAATACCCATTGTATTTTTCTCCAAGCACATCCAAGGGAAGACGAATGGGAACACATGGACACTAACATCCGACGCTATGGATCAAACATGGCAAGTGATACAAGAAGAGAGGCGACTCACCCGAGGTTGGAAGGAGTTCGCTGAGGCACATGACCTTCGAATAGGAgacattgtcatcttcaaacTCAAAGGTTCCATGGTCTTTCACGTCACTCCCTTTGGTCCGAGCTGCTGTGACATCCAGTACACATATCCCAACTCAATGGAAGAAGCCCATGACCACCAGAACAATA GAACAGGGGCTAGGTTTTCTTACTCGTGGGACTACTGTTTTAAGGCTGAGGTCACGGATTCTAATGTCCGTGAAGACAAACTT AATCTCCCTGTGGGGGCTACTGGTTGTAATGCTCTGAACAAAGAATGCAAGAAGGCGAAACTAGTGAACATAGAGGGAAAGGCGTGGAATGTGTCAATGCGATTTAACGAATCAGGCGGCTTCTACTACATCAAAGGGTGGAGAAAGTTCTGTGCTGAAAACAAATGCCACATTGGAGACAGCTTTGTCTTCAATGTGGTTGGAGATGGGAACACTTTGCCATTGATGTGTGTCTGTTCTCCAAGTAAGGAGTGTCTTAAATCTGCAGGTGACATTGCTTCTTCCTCCCGGGTGAACTAG
- the LOC103855992 gene encoding protein EMSY-LIKE 3, which produces MDYRPSDSSGTDDDLPPSHQNRYQRSGRPAGNGRPSVLNSAPLSRVHNDMETQIHLIEQEAYSSILRAFKAQSDAITWEKESLITELRKELRVSDEEHRELLSRVNADEMIRRIREWRKGNSVPQMVHDNAPSPAVSGSRKKQKTSQSMGPPSPALHPSMQPSSSALRRGGPPPPGPKTKKPKTFPATGIAGRPQGGALTNEPGEAGSYDPLIGKKVWTKWPEDNHFYEAVITNYDPIEGRHALVYDISTPNETWEWVNLKEISPGDIRWEGEDSGVSRKGGHPGQGRGSSTKAMPRGGPSGRGRGNMKIQPHKAHNGIGKKSLGDIEILHTDTLIKEIEKVFGSVNPNPAEVEKAKRVLRDHEQALVDAIARLEELSDGESGNI; this is translated from the exons ATGGATTACCGACCTTCTGATAGTAGTG GTACGGATGATGACCTACCTCCATCACATCAAAATAGATATCAAAGAAGCGGGAGACCTGCCGGTAACGGCAGACCTTCAGTTCTCAACTCTGCTCCTTTATCAAGAGTGCACAATGACATGGAAACTCAAATTCATCTCATTGAGCAAGAAGCCTATAGCTCAATACTCCGTGCATTCAAAGCCCAGTCTGATGCTATCACTTGG gAGAAAGAAAGTTTGATCACTGAACTCAGAAAAGAACTTCGGGTGTCTGATGAGGAACACAGAGAGCTCTTATCAAGGGTTAATGCTGATGAAATGATCAGGCGAATAAG GGAATGGAGAAAGGGTAACAGTGTTCCTCAGATGGTTCATGATAATGCTCCGAGTCCAGCTGTTTCAGGATCACGTAAGAAGCAAAAGACATCACAATCAATGGGCCCTCCATCTCCTGCTCTGCACCCATCAATGCAACCATCTTCTTCTGCGCTAAGAAGGGGAGGTCCTCCTCCACCAGGTCCAAAGACGAAAAAGCCAAAGACA TTCCCAGCTACAGGCATTGCTGGGAGGCCTCAGGGAGGTGCATTGACCAATGAACCAGGTGAAGCAGGATCATACGACCCGTTGATTGGAAAGAAGGTGTGGACAAAGTGGCCTGAGGACAACCATTTCTATGAAGCCGTTATTACCAACTACGACCCCATTGAG GGGCGGCATGCTTTAGTGTATGACATTAGCACTCCGAATGAAACTTGGGAATGGGTAAATCTTAAAGAG ATATCTCCGGGAGATATCAGATGGGAAGGTGAGGATTCTGGGGTTTCTCGTAAAGGAGGACATCctgggcaaggccgtggaagTAGTACAAAGGCCATGCCTCGTGGTGGTCCTAGCGGTAGGGGTCGGGGAAACATGAAGATACAGCCACACAAGGCACATAATGGCATTGGGAAGAAAAGTTTAGGCGATATTGAAATACTCCACACTGATACACTAATAAAAGAG ATAGAAAAAGTTTTTGGATCAGTTAACCCCAACCCAGCAGAGGTAGAGAAAGCAAAGAGAGTGCTAAGA GATCATGAGCAAGCTCTTGTGGATGCAATTGCAAGGCTTGAAGAATTATCAGACGGAGAAAGCGGTAATATTTGA
- the LOC103855994 gene encoding B3 domain-containing protein REM7 isoform X3 produces MVPIPYLKSPNQTRFPLIFGKPFPLSTLRRHNRGRSPLPPPATANSTEEETPDQQRPIPPIATQPKMVQPQEPHFFQPLLPGFQTHLTIPIVFFSKHIQGKTNGNTWTLTSDAMDQTWQVIQEERRLTRGWKEFAEAHDLRIGDIVIFKLKGSMVFHVTPFGPSCCDIQYTYPNSMEEAHDHQNNTGTGARFSYSWDYCFKAEVTDSNVREDKLNLPVGATGCNALNKECKKAKLVNIEGKAWNVSMRFNESGGFYYIKGWRKFCAENKCHIGDSFVFNVVGDGNTLPLMCVCSPSKECLKSAGDIASSSRVN; encoded by the exons ATGGTACCAATTCCCTATCTTAAATCCCCAAACCAGACCCGATTCCCTCTCATTTTCGGGAAGCCCTTCCCTCTCTCGACACTTCGGCGACACAACCGAGGGAGATCCCCGCTACCCCCACCAGCGACGGCCAATTCCACCGAAGAGGAGACTCCTGACCAGCAACGGCCAATCCCACCGATAGCGACACAACCGAAG ATGGTGCAACCGCAAGAACCTCATTTCTTCCAACCTTTGCTTCCTGGATTCCAGACTCACTTG ACAATACCCATTGTATTTTTCTCCAAGCACATCCAAGGGAAGACGAATGGGAACACATGGACACTAACATCCGACGCTATGGATCAAACATGGCAAGTGATACAAGAAGAGAGGCGACTCACCCGAGGTTGGAAGGAGTTCGCTGAGGCACATGACCTTCGAATAGGAgacattgtcatcttcaaacTCAAAGGTTCCATGGTCTTTCACGTCACTCCCTTTGGTCCGAGCTGCTGTGACATCCAGTACACATATCCCAACTCAATGGAAGAAGCCCATGACCACCAGAACAATA CAGGAACAGGGGCTAGGTTTTCTTACTCGTGGGACTACTGTTTTAAGGCTGAGGTCACGGATTCTAATGTCCGTGAAGACAAACTT AATCTCCCTGTGGGGGCTACTGGTTGTAATGCTCTGAACAAAGAATGCAAGAAGGCGAAACTAGTGAACATAGAGGGAAAGGCGTGGAATGTGTCAATGCGATTTAACGAATCAGGCGGCTTCTACTACATCAAAGGGTGGAGAAAGTTCTGTGCTGAAAACAAATGCCACATTGGAGACAGCTTTGTCTTCAATGTGGTTGGAGATGGGAACACTTTGCCATTGATGTGTGTCTGTTCTCCAAGTAAGGAGTGTCTTAAATCTGCAGGTGACATTGCTTCTTCCTCCCGGGTGAACTAG
- the LOC103855994 gene encoding B3 domain-containing protein REM7 isoform X2 has protein sequence MVPIPYLKSPNQTRFPLIFGKPFPLSTLRRHNRGRSPLPPPATANSTEEETPDQQRPIPPIATQPKMVQPQEPHFFQPLLPGFQTHLTIPIVFFSKHIQGKTNGNTWTLTSDAMDQTWQVIQEERRLTRGWKEFAEAHDLRIGDIVIFKLKGSMVFHVTPFGPSCCDIQYTYPNSMEEAHDHQNNRTGARFSYSWDYCFKAEVTDSNVREDKLVSETSVLLCTYTSLCCSDTYVYVLLLQNLPVGATGCNALNKECKKAKLVNIEGKAWNVSMRFNESGGFYYIKGWRKFCAENKCHIGDSFVFNVVGDGNTLPLMCVCSPSKECLKSAGDIASSSRVN, from the exons ATGGTACCAATTCCCTATCTTAAATCCCCAAACCAGACCCGATTCCCTCTCATTTTCGGGAAGCCCTTCCCTCTCTCGACACTTCGGCGACACAACCGAGGGAGATCCCCGCTACCCCCACCAGCGACGGCCAATTCCACCGAAGAGGAGACTCCTGACCAGCAACGGCCAATCCCACCGATAGCGACACAACCGAAG ATGGTGCAACCGCAAGAACCTCATTTCTTCCAACCTTTGCTTCCTGGATTCCAGACTCACTTG ACAATACCCATTGTATTTTTCTCCAAGCACATCCAAGGGAAGACGAATGGGAACACATGGACACTAACATCCGACGCTATGGATCAAACATGGCAAGTGATACAAGAAGAGAGGCGACTCACCCGAGGTTGGAAGGAGTTCGCTGAGGCACATGACCTTCGAATAGGAgacattgtcatcttcaaacTCAAAGGTTCCATGGTCTTTCACGTCACTCCCTTTGGTCCGAGCTGCTGTGACATCCAGTACACATATCCCAACTCAATGGAAGAAGCCCATGACCACCAGAACAATA GAACAGGGGCTAGGTTTTCTTACTCGTGGGACTACTGTTTTAAGGCTGAGGTCACGGATTCTAATGTCCGTGAAGACAAACTTGTGAGTGAAACGAGTGTTCTTTTGTGTACTTACACATCTTTATGTTGTTCTGACACATATGTTTATGTTCTTTTGTTGCAGAATCTCCCTGTGGGGGCTACTGGTTGTAATGCTCTGAACAAAGAATGCAAGAAGGCGAAACTAGTGAACATAGAGGGAAAGGCGTGGAATGTGTCAATGCGATTTAACGAATCAGGCGGCTTCTACTACATCAAAGGGTGGAGAAAGTTCTGTGCTGAAAACAAATGCCACATTGGAGACAGCTTTGTCTTCAATGTGGTTGGAGATGGGAACACTTTGCCATTGATGTGTGTCTGTTCTCCAAGTAAGGAGTGTCTTAAATCTGCAGGTGACATTGCTTCTTCCTCCCGGGTGAACTAG
- the LOC103855997 gene encoding probable WRKY transcription factor 75 — protein sequence MEGYQNGSSYAPFLSLTSHQNHSKLEFHQGEEEASKVREGSSRSLEVKKKGKKQRFAFQTRSQVDILDDGYRWRKYGQKAVKNNTFPRSYYRCTYAGCNVKKQVQRLTSDQEVVVTTYEGVHSHAIEKSTENFEHILTQMQIYSSFN from the exons ATGGAGGGATATCAAAATGGATCGTCCTACGCTCCGTTTTTGTCCCTGACATCGCATCAAAACCATTCTAAATTGGAGTTCCatcaaggagaagaagaggccTCGAAGGTTAGAGAAGGTTCTTCAAGAAGCTTGGAGGTGAAAAAGAAGGGGAAGAAGCAAAGGTTTGCGTTTCAGACAAGGAGCCAAGTTGATATCCTTGATGATGGTTATAGATGGAGAAAGTATGGTCAAAAGGCCGTCAAGAACAACACGTTCCCTAG GAGCTACTATAGGTGCACATATGCAGGATGCAATGTAAAGAAGCAAGTGCAAAGATTAACGTCGGACCAAGAAGTTGTAGTCACAACCTACGAAGGAGTGCACTCGCATGCCATCGAAAAATCTACAGAAAATTTCGAGCATATCCTCACCCAAATGCAAATCTACTCTTCTTTTAATTAA
- the LOC103855993 gene encoding uncharacterized protein LOC103855993: protein MTNNVFVHFTYEDCMYGISVKASVEDVTLSMLHEKIYKKLGLDERKEKLKLSYIPMVIRCKKAVTIADDDDLYVYLGCVDKENQRCLLVVESSERSGARPQDKLSIAGKSSVGMNYNDLQLLEHEVGPNAITLYVGENQGNNEVSAKETGTGMETDTGMETDTAAETDTAAETDTGMENDTAAETDKGMENDTAAETDTGMENDTATENETAAENETAAETDTVHPTADKYVEEPPAIVRSSCIEEWGDGLSLNKHDEFPSKKAIQEMVDRAAYCECYRYVTKKSDRNRLVITCSQADCKWVIRASRIAGTEIFSIKSYTKMHTCSRTQQSDSNDKRRASAEVVASFLNEEFPGDVQTPTPKDIKALVKSKLGVMISYSTALRGKNLASCDTRGSPEDSYRMMYSYLFMLEKMNTGTKTSVKLDDSGKFKYLFIALGACIEGFAVMRKVIVVDATWLKNGYGGVLIFAKAQDPNRHCYPLAFAVLDGENHASWTWFFEMLRSVIPDSSELVFMSDRNPSLIFAIANVYPQAHHGHCLWHLKENVKGHASNVTKDVVGHRFMELGKMYTMADFNAAYERFKLRFPSAYTYVEEKTEKDKWARVFFPRDRYNLDTSNSVESMNKVFREARRWALIPMLDCIIRTFSDWFNQRRKDAVSQSLGTMLVPLVENYLHDLWVLARTLPVRELNSYELEYEVKDSHGKMFLTNLIAKTCTCKVWDYEKIPCLHGLAAYIYYTNEVDNGGGRSRDINIVYHELCSKYYWTELWALAYCRTIYAVPDMSVWEVPDHIRELKIIPPDPIKRKGRKRVNRLPSGGERRRRTQNKKRPRQNFGFNWLLFGNGSSPSEQNTA, encoded by the coding sequence ATGACCAATAACGTATTCGTACATTTTACATATGAAGACTGCATGTATGGTATATCTGTGAAGGCATCAGTGGAGGATGTGACGTTGTCAATGTTACATGAAAAGATATATAAGAAGCTTGGGTTGGATGAACGTAAGGAAAAACTGAAATTGAGCTACATTCCGATGGTGATACGTTGCAAGAAAGCTGTAACTATTGCTGATGATGACGATCTTTATGTTTACCTCGGATGTGTCGATAAAGAGAACCAAAGATGTCTTTTGGTTGTGGAGAGTAGTGAAAGGTCGGGAGCGAGACCACAAGATAAACTTTCGATAGCGGGTAAAAGTTCTGTTGGTATGAACTACAACGATTTGCAGCTATTGGAACATGAAGTTGGACCTAATGCCATTACATTGTACGTTGGTGAGAACCAGGGGAATAACGAGGTGAGTGCTAAAGAGACTGGTACTGGTATGGAGACTGATACTGGTATGGAGACTGATACGGCTGCGGAGACTGATACGGCTGCGGAGACTGATACAGGTATGGAGAATGATACGGCTGCGGAGACTGATAAAGGTATGGAGAATGATACGGCTGCGGAAACTGATACTGGTATGGAGAATGATACTGCTACGGAGAATGAAACGGCTGCGGAGAATGAAACGGCTGCGGAGACTGATACCGTACATCCAACCGCCGATAAGTATGTTGAAGAGCCACCTGCAATAGTACGGAGTAGTTGTATAGAGGAATGGGGCGATGGTTTGAGTCTTAATAAACATGACGAATTTCCAAGTAAGAAGGCAATTCAGGAGATGGTGGATAGAGCTGCATATTGTGAATGTTATCGTTATGTCACTAAAAAGTCAGATCGAAATCGATTGGTGATAACATGTTCGCAAGCTGACTGCAAATGGGTAATACGAGCTTCAAGGATTGCTGGGACAGAAATTTTCTCAATAAAAAGCTACACGAAGATGCATACATGCTCGCGGACACAACAAAGTGACAGCAACGACAAGAGAAGAGCGTCAGCAGAAGTAGTGGCAAGTTTTTTGAATGAGGAATTCCCAGGAGATGTGCAAACTCCAACTCCAAAAGATATTAAGGCTCTGGTTAAGTCCAAACTTGGTGTCATGATATCCTACTCCACAGCATTGCGTGGAAAGAATTTGGCTTCTTGTGATACACGTGGTAGTCCGGAAGATAGCTACAGGATGATGTATAGCTATTTGTTCATGTTAGAGAAAATGAACACGGGAACAAAAACTAGTGTGAAATTGGATGACTCAGGTAAATTCAAGTACCTCTTCATAGCGTTGGGAGCTTGCATTGAAGGGTTTGCAGTTATGAGAAAAGTGATTGTTGTCGATGCAACATGGCTGAAGAACGGATATGGGGGTGTTCTAATTTTTGCCAAAGCTCAAGATCCTAACCGTCATTGCTATCCACTTGCGTTTGCTGTACTTGATGGAGAGAATCATGCTAGTTGGACCTGGTTTTTTGAGATGCTTAGAAGCGTTATACCAGACTCTTCTGAACTGGTTTTCATGAGTGATAGAAATCCAAGTCTGATATTTGCAATAGCAAACGTGTACCCTCAGGCTCACCATGGTCATTGTTTATGGCATTTGAAGGAAAATGTTAAAGGGCATGCTTCTAACGTCACCAAAGATGTAGTCGGGCATAGATTCATGGAGTTGGGAAAGATGTACACAATGGCTGATTTCAATGCTGCTTACGAAAGATTTAAGCTAAGGTTCCCTTCAGCTTACACGTATGTGGAGGAGAAAACTGAAAAAGACAAATGGGCAAGGGTTTTTTTCCCACGTGACAGGTACAACTTGGACACAAGCAACAGCGTGGAATCAATGAACAAAGTGTTTAGAGAGGCAAGGAGGTGGGCCTTGATACCAATGCTGGATTGTATCATTAGGACATTCTCTGATTGGTTTAATCAACGTCGGAAGGATGCTGTTTCACAATCATTGGGTACCATGCTAGTGCCTCTGGTTGAGAACTACTTGCACGATCTATGGGTTCTTGCGCGAACGCTACCTGTGCGGGAGCTTAATAGTTATGAGCTAGAGTACGAGGTCAAGGATAGTCATGGGAAGATGTTTTTGACGAACTTGATTGCCAAAACTTGTACTTGCAAGgtgtgggattatgaaaagatTCCTTGTCTGCACGGACTGGCTGCTTATATCTATTACACTAATGAGGTGGATAATGGGGGTGGTAGGAGCCGTGATATCAACATAGTATATCATGAGTTGTGCTCAAAATACTATTGGACGGAACTGTGGGCATTGGCGTATTGCAGGACAATTTATGCTGTGCCAGACATGTCTGTATGGGAAGTCCCGGATCACATCAGGGAGCTGAAGATCATACCTCCGGATCCTATCAAGCGGAAGGGAAGGAAAAGAGTTAATAGACTTCCATCTGGTGGAGAACGCCGTAGGAGGACACAGAACAAAAAGCGGCCTAGGCAAAATTTTGGTTTCAATTGGCTGTTATTTGGAAATGGTTCAAGCCCTTCAGAGCAGAACACGGCCTAA